The following coding sequences lie in one Mycobacterium sp. DL440 genomic window:
- a CDS encoding FAD-binding oxidoreductase — protein sequence MTLTELPHDGLDDALEGLRAHVAAPVALPGEAGYERATPWNLAATVEPAAVVLATSAYDIANTVRFASARGFRVAVQATGHGATAVAPDTILVLTSGMTGCIVDPVTRTARVAAGATWQHVLDAATPHSLAGVCGSAPGVGVVGFLTGGGIGPLVRTVGLSSDYVRSFELVTGMGEFLRASPEENAELFWGLRGGKSTLGIVTAVEIELLPIPEFYGGAVFFDGADAAVVLREWARWCADLPESVSTSIALQQLPSLPGVPEPLAGRFTVAVRYAAAHVRSADGPAGDFARAERLLAPMRAVATPVLDTVSVLPYAAIGAVHADPVDPMPTYEHHTLLRELTPETVEVLLSAAGPESGSVQAVVELRMLGGALAREGRHRSAFCHRDAAFAVSTIGVLAPPTADAVVPQAGALIVALSQWSTGGQIANFAPSDDAGRAVRVYDEDTRHWLAALAERHDPAGVFRCGHVVRFVG from the coding sequence ATGACCCTGACCGAACTTCCGCACGACGGCTTGGACGACGCGCTGGAGGGCCTCCGTGCCCACGTCGCCGCGCCCGTCGCGTTGCCGGGCGAGGCCGGCTATGAGCGGGCGACCCCGTGGAATTTGGCGGCCACCGTGGAGCCCGCCGCAGTGGTGTTGGCGACCTCGGCCTACGACATCGCCAACACCGTGCGGTTCGCCTCCGCTCGCGGATTCCGGGTGGCCGTTCAGGCCACCGGTCACGGCGCCACGGCCGTCGCCCCCGACACGATCCTTGTGCTGACCTCTGGCATGACCGGTTGCATCGTGGACCCGGTGACCCGCACCGCGCGGGTGGCGGCCGGAGCCACCTGGCAGCACGTGCTCGATGCGGCGACCCCGCACAGCCTGGCCGGAGTCTGCGGATCCGCGCCGGGAGTCGGCGTGGTGGGTTTCCTCACCGGCGGTGGGATCGGACCGTTGGTGCGCACCGTCGGCTTGTCTTCGGACTATGTCCGGTCCTTCGAACTGGTCACCGGGATGGGGGAGTTCCTGCGTGCCTCGCCGGAGGAGAACGCCGAGTTGTTCTGGGGTTTGCGTGGCGGCAAGTCGACATTGGGCATCGTCACCGCCGTCGAGATCGAGCTGCTGCCGATTCCTGAGTTCTACGGCGGTGCAGTGTTTTTCGACGGTGCAGACGCCGCAGTGGTGCTGCGGGAGTGGGCCAGGTGGTGTGCAGACCTTCCCGAGTCCGTCTCGACATCTATTGCTCTGCAACAGTTGCCGTCGCTGCCCGGAGTTCCCGAGCCGTTGGCCGGACGGTTCACGGTGGCGGTGCGGTATGCCGCCGCGCATGTGAGGAGCGCAGACGGTCCCGCCGGCGACTTCGCCAGGGCCGAACGGCTACTGGCGCCGATGCGTGCGGTCGCGACCCCGGTGCTCGACACCGTCTCGGTCTTGCCGTACGCGGCAATCGGGGCGGTGCACGCCGATCCGGTCGATCCGATGCCGACCTACGAACACCACACGTTGTTGCGGGAATTGACTCCTGAGACGGTCGAGGTGCTGTTGAGCGCGGCCGGACCGGAATCGGGTTCGGTGCAGGCGGTCGTCGAACTCCGGATGCTCGGGGGCGCCTTGGCGCGTGAGGGACGCCATCGCAGCGCGTTCTGCCATCGCGACGCGGCGTTTGCGGTGAGCACCATCGGGGTCTTGGCTCCGCCGACCGCCGATGCCGTGGTCCCGCAGGCCGGCGCGCTCATCGTGGCGCTGTCGCAATGGTCGACCGGCGGCCAGATCGCCAATTTTGCTCCCTCTGATGACGCGGGGCGGGCCGTCCGGGTCTACGACGAGGACACCCGGCACTGGCTGGCGGCGCTGGCCGAACGGCATGATCCGGCCGGGGTGTTCCGGTGCGGTCATGTGGTCCGTTTCGTGGGCTGA
- a CDS encoding BTAD domain-containing putative transcriptional regulator, whose amino-acid sequence MHFRLLGPLQVVRGDVTVEIGAPKQRAVLAMLLLGQGRVVSVDRLISGVWGEDPPSSATASLQVYISHLRRILREGSPVASPIVRQPPGYYLDVPADSVDVAVFSDGCARAAAAVEESHWSDALSAADDALLLWRGDLLEDLGDQDWITKDAARVREMRSACLDHRITALLALERVPAALTVISELRSAEPLSDRGAWLHMLAQYRSGRASEALEIYARYARQLDEELGLTPGADLRELQTSILRQAPELAAWPRSPEWTGAGEVHIPGTFAAQAAAPDRERSVPVGRDRELNAAADLLAEVRAGQTRWLVLSGPPGIGKTRLAEEIDDRLGGEAVWVSCPDEQTTPPWWPMRQLVRGLGGDPDEALEVPVDADPDTARFGVYERVQMLLESARRPLMVVIDDVQWADSASAACLAYIAGALWGHPVAVVLTVRDGEHITDVARLLAAVARGEGNRHLSIPALSSKDVAVLANQIADDVVDDTEAGVLAERTGGNPFFVSEYARLPRAERDEIPLAVKSVLERRLAGLAPEVVSVMRIAAVVGDTIDADALAVLARVAGLDFDSLADRLDAAADERIVVSAHAGDGYAFAHGLLREHLVSGLPALRRQRLHLQVAEALADSASEEAVTRRAQHLVAAQPLADPQAVVAACRLAAEQATQRWSSDIAARWWQAALDAYDRLPASARNDADRDELTVAMLDAHSRAGRGRLVLDAVKRNLAEALRTERADTAGRVASALLRASGGWPWLAPGHDPGPLLALLEKAAAMSTAYPAAEARVLAALAVGRCYHPDPAVVAGHLDRADQLAESTGDPDVIADTLMARLIGYSGVAEFSAATFDWIDRLNSLHHSRSREDTVIAHSVATMAAMNLGDIDLTERHLRAGMAGSEELQLPVLRAQLRWMESVLAIWRGDFAEAGRHHAIAARVHEQTELYGAGSGLLAEVTLLRETGGPVGAGLTFAQFDDGSGGRGMEALVHTALLTAVEGSPADAVARLDDWRADAGRGQVWTGLGQAAWMAHLAVDYGLDEYAGDLLAALEPFRDRVAMIGQVGHAGPVALATARLHALRGDHRRALVDLARAEDIADRTGAKPTQLWCALLRCQLDPELDGHGSARRETARRLAAEAEALGMVGLAARALTLA is encoded by the coding sequence GTGCACTTTCGTTTGCTGGGGCCACTGCAGGTGGTGCGTGGCGATGTGACCGTCGAGATCGGTGCACCCAAGCAGCGGGCCGTGCTGGCGATGTTGTTGCTGGGGCAGGGGCGGGTCGTCTCGGTTGACCGGCTGATCAGCGGGGTCTGGGGCGAGGATCCTCCGTCCAGTGCCACCGCGAGCCTGCAGGTCTACATCTCCCATTTGCGCCGCATCCTGCGGGAAGGTTCCCCCGTGGCGTCGCCGATCGTGCGTCAACCGCCGGGGTACTACCTGGACGTGCCTGCCGATTCGGTCGACGTCGCGGTGTTCTCAGACGGCTGCGCCCGGGCCGCGGCGGCGGTGGAGGAGTCGCACTGGTCCGATGCGCTGAGCGCCGCCGATGACGCGCTGTTGCTGTGGCGGGGAGACCTTCTCGAGGACCTGGGGGACCAGGATTGGATCACCAAGGATGCCGCGCGGGTGCGGGAGATGCGCAGCGCATGCCTGGATCATCGGATCACAGCCCTGTTGGCGCTCGAACGGGTCCCGGCAGCACTGACTGTGATATCGGAACTGCGCTCAGCCGAACCACTTTCGGATCGCGGTGCGTGGCTGCACATGCTTGCGCAATACCGGTCGGGGCGGGCGTCGGAGGCGCTGGAGATCTATGCCCGCTACGCCCGGCAGCTCGATGAGGAATTGGGTCTGACGCCGGGCGCCGACTTACGCGAACTGCAGACCTCGATCCTGCGCCAGGCCCCGGAGCTCGCAGCCTGGCCCCGGTCGCCCGAGTGGACCGGGGCCGGTGAGGTGCACATCCCAGGGACGTTTGCGGCCCAGGCTGCCGCACCGGACCGTGAACGCTCGGTCCCCGTCGGACGTGATCGCGAATTAAATGCCGCCGCAGACCTTCTCGCCGAGGTGCGGGCGGGACAGACCCGCTGGCTCGTCCTTTCCGGACCGCCGGGGATCGGCAAGACCCGCCTGGCCGAAGAGATCGATGACCGTCTCGGTGGCGAGGCCGTCTGGGTGTCCTGTCCCGACGAGCAGACCACTCCGCCGTGGTGGCCCATGCGGCAGCTGGTTCGCGGTTTGGGCGGTGACCCTGACGAGGCGCTGGAGGTGCCCGTCGATGCCGATCCGGATACCGCGCGGTTCGGCGTCTACGAGCGGGTGCAGATGTTGTTGGAGTCGGCGCGCCGGCCGCTCATGGTCGTGATCGATGATGTGCAGTGGGCGGATTCGGCGTCGGCAGCCTGTCTGGCCTATATCGCCGGTGCGTTGTGGGGCCACCCGGTCGCGGTAGTTCTCACGGTCCGCGACGGTGAACACATCACTGATGTTGCGCGGCTGCTGGCGGCGGTGGCTCGCGGTGAGGGCAATCGTCATCTGAGCATCCCCGCTCTGTCTTCCAAAGATGTTGCGGTCCTGGCCAATCAGATCGCCGATGATGTGGTCGACGATACCGAGGCCGGGGTGCTGGCCGAACGTACCGGTGGAAACCCGTTCTTCGTTTCCGAGTACGCCCGGTTACCCCGCGCGGAGCGCGACGAGATACCGCTCGCGGTGAAATCGGTGTTGGAACGCCGGCTCGCCGGGCTGGCGCCCGAGGTCGTGAGCGTGATGCGGATTGCCGCGGTGGTGGGAGACACCATCGACGCTGATGCGTTGGCTGTGCTGGCGCGGGTGGCGGGCCTGGACTTCGACAGTCTCGCCGACCGTCTCGATGCGGCGGCCGATGAACGGATCGTGGTGAGTGCGCATGCCGGTGACGGATATGCGTTCGCCCATGGACTGTTGCGTGAGCACCTGGTTTCCGGCCTGCCGGCGCTGCGGCGTCAACGTCTGCACCTGCAGGTGGCGGAGGCGTTGGCGGACAGCGCCTCCGAGGAAGCGGTGACCAGGCGGGCCCAGCATCTGGTGGCCGCTCAACCGTTGGCCGATCCGCAAGCGGTGGTTGCTGCCTGCCGGTTGGCCGCCGAGCAGGCTACCCAGAGGTGGAGTTCGGATATCGCCGCGCGGTGGTGGCAGGCGGCGCTCGACGCCTACGACCGGTTACCGGCGTCGGCGCGCAATGACGCCGACCGCGACGAGTTGACGGTGGCCATGCTCGACGCGCATTCGCGTGCGGGCCGGGGGCGTCTGGTACTCGATGCGGTCAAGCGGAATCTGGCCGAAGCGCTGCGCACTGAGCGGGCCGACACTGCCGGGCGGGTGGCCAGTGCGCTCCTGCGCGCCAGCGGGGGTTGGCCGTGGCTGGCTCCGGGGCATGACCCGGGTCCGTTGCTGGCCTTGTTGGAGAAGGCGGCGGCAATGTCGACGGCGTATCCGGCGGCCGAGGCGCGGGTCCTGGCAGCATTGGCAGTGGGCCGCTGCTACCACCCGGATCCCGCGGTTGTCGCCGGGCATCTCGACCGGGCCGACCAGTTGGCCGAGAGCACGGGCGATCCCGACGTCATCGCCGATACTTTGATGGCCCGCCTCATCGGCTACTCGGGTGTCGCCGAGTTCAGCGCCGCGACGTTCGACTGGATCGATCGCCTGAATTCTTTGCACCACAGCAGATCCCGTGAAGACACGGTGATCGCCCACTCGGTCGCGACGATGGCGGCGATGAATCTCGGTGACATCGACCTGACCGAGCGGCACCTGCGCGCCGGAATGGCGGGCAGCGAGGAACTCCAGCTTCCCGTGCTGCGCGCCCAATTGCGCTGGATGGAATCGGTGTTGGCGATCTGGCGAGGTGACTTCGCCGAGGCGGGCCGTCACCATGCGATCGCGGCGCGCGTGCACGAGCAGACCGAACTCTACGGGGCCGGAAGCGGTCTGCTGGCCGAGGTGACCCTGCTGCGGGAGACCGGTGGGCCAGTCGGGGCGGGCCTTACCTTCGCACAGTTTGACGATGGTTCCGGCGGGCGGGGGATGGAGGCGCTGGTGCACACCGCGCTGCTCACCGCCGTCGAGGGTTCACCTGCCGATGCGGTTGCCCGGCTCGATGATTGGCGTGCGGACGCGGGCCGTGGACAAGTGTGGACCGGTCTGGGGCAGGCTGCCTGGATGGCGCACCTGGCTGTCGACTACGGGTTGGACGAGTATGCGGGCGACCTGCTGGCGGCGCTGGAACCGTTCAGGGACCGCGTCGCGATGATCGGGCAGGTAGGGCACGCGGGGCCGGTGGCGCTGGCGACCGCCCGACTGCACGCGCTACGGGGCGATCACCGGCGGGCGCTGGTCGATCTGGCCCGGGCCGAGGACATCGCGGACCGCACCGGGGCCAAGCCCACTCAGCTGTGGTGTGCGCTGTTGCGGTGTCAACTCGACCCCGAACTCGACGGGCACGGCTCGGCGCGGCGTGAGACAGCGCGCAGGCTGGCTGCCGAGGCTGAGGCGCTGGGCATGGTCGGACTGGCGGCCCGCGCGCTGACGCTCGCGTGA
- a CDS encoding TIGR00366 family protein, protein MQSLTALCVRYVERLMPDPYLFAVILTLIVAGLVALLVKGASPSGMLQAWYGGVWGSQNIFTFAFQMVLILVTGYTLAEAPVLKRAIVHIAGKPRNQIQGALLCFGVSAVLSLLNWGLGLVAGALVARQVAKRFTDAHFGYLIAAAFMGFIVWTQGLSSSIALANTDPSSPINVIHKITDISVPLSLTIFQPYSWLSVIVVLCLLALAIWRMEPAQSLAPDPAVFEDEEKTEAPAEGKRTFAEWLEDLWILNVLVFAAGMAYFVLSDFALNISSMIMLFTITSALLHRTPIRFIRAFTGAAKVSGPLLLQYPLYGGLVGLLGYHASEGAKPLQTLLAEAVVSGATQHTLPFLTFIGSLIISLFVPSGGGHWAVQGPIAVDSALAIGQGSPAYLGLISMAVAVGEGVANMIQPFWLLPLLAIAKLNVRQVMGFTVVAFLIGVLVLGATTLIAPHVI, encoded by the coding sequence ATGCAGTCCCTCACCGCACTGTGCGTCCGGTACGTCGAACGCCTGATGCCCGACCCGTATCTGTTCGCGGTCATCCTCACCCTCATCGTCGCCGGCCTGGTCGCCCTCTTGGTGAAAGGCGCCTCACCCAGCGGCATGCTCCAGGCGTGGTACGGCGGTGTCTGGGGATCGCAGAACATCTTCACGTTCGCCTTCCAGATGGTCCTGATCCTCGTGACCGGCTACACGCTGGCCGAAGCGCCGGTCCTCAAGCGGGCCATCGTCCACATCGCCGGCAAGCCACGCAACCAAATCCAGGGCGCCCTGCTCTGTTTCGGTGTGAGTGCTGTCCTGTCTCTGCTGAACTGGGGACTCGGGCTGGTTGCCGGTGCGTTGGTCGCCCGCCAGGTCGCGAAGCGCTTCACCGACGCGCATTTCGGCTACCTGATCGCGGCCGCGTTCATGGGCTTCATCGTCTGGACACAGGGACTGTCATCGTCGATCGCGCTGGCGAACACCGATCCCAGCAGCCCGATCAACGTGATTCACAAGATCACTGACATCAGCGTGCCGCTCAGCCTGACGATCTTCCAGCCCTACAGCTGGCTGTCGGTGATCGTCGTGCTGTGCCTGCTCGCGCTCGCGATCTGGCGCATGGAGCCCGCGCAGAGCCTTGCCCCCGATCCCGCGGTGTTCGAAGACGAGGAGAAGACGGAAGCACCGGCGGAGGGCAAGCGAACGTTCGCCGAATGGCTGGAGGACCTCTGGATCCTCAATGTCCTCGTATTCGCCGCGGGCATGGCCTATTTCGTCCTCAGCGACTTCGCGCTGAACATCTCGTCGATGATCATGTTGTTCACGATCACGAGTGCCTTGCTGCACCGCACGCCGATCCGGTTCATCCGGGCATTCACCGGCGCCGCCAAGGTGTCCGGTCCGCTGCTCCTGCAATATCCGCTCTACGGCGGTCTGGTCGGCTTGCTGGGTTATCACGCGAGCGAGGGGGCCAAGCCGCTGCAGACGCTACTGGCCGAGGCGGTCGTGAGCGGTGCGACGCAACATACGCTGCCGTTCTTGACCTTCATCGGCTCGTTGATCATCAGCCTGTTCGTGCCCTCGGGCGGTGGGCACTGGGCAGTACAGGGCCCGATCGCGGTGGACTCGGCGCTGGCGATCGGTCAGGGCTCGCCGGCGTATCTGGGGTTGATCTCCATGGCGGTCGCCGTCGGCGAGGGGGTCGCGAACATGATCCAGCCGTTCTGGTTACTGCCCCTGCTGGCGATCGCGAAACTCAATGTCCGTCAGGTGATGGGCTTTACCGTCGTCGCGTTCTTGATCGGAGTCTTGGTGTTGGGTGCCACCACGCTCATCGCGCCCCACGTGATTTGA
- a CDS encoding type VII secretion target: protein MSSATLEVDEQTMRETASAFDTAGHDVSGNRAGPVISGVAGAMPSLAVGTACGTVGSALTEQARLLGGDVTAYAQKLRVAADRYERGDDEAAERIDFTGTAELPDAGEHPPVSDYEKALRDAGLLAGPVVPGSKYAQWLENASKHGVDPQTMVDIARAQNVTPQSFDVLNGLQEVKDKDGKSFFILPPGTSKEDAKKAVVMTYIFNAGTDYDAAEAGNDGVLGTADDVQNDFEETPYSASEVQRIIDRQNANSWSYDQIFDKGGGGSLATTPNGMLMGLGGPVMDKIGVHGGTTYGDLFVVNIDGSKDPAAQLSEIIESGSSWSQRDDGTPVQGRLDLDRLLHHEERHSEQWAQKGFAWMARDYGLGALIEQKTGINPLERDAGLSDGGYS from the coding sequence ATGAGCAGCGCAACTCTCGAGGTCGATGAACAGACAATGCGGGAGACGGCGTCCGCCTTCGACACCGCGGGCCACGATGTCAGCGGCAATCGCGCAGGTCCGGTCATCTCCGGCGTCGCCGGGGCGATGCCCTCGCTGGCGGTCGGGACGGCGTGCGGGACGGTCGGATCCGCCCTGACCGAGCAGGCCAGGCTGCTGGGCGGCGATGTGACGGCGTATGCACAGAAGCTTCGGGTGGCCGCCGACCGTTATGAGCGCGGCGACGACGAGGCGGCCGAACGGATCGACTTCACCGGGACGGCCGAGCTGCCCGACGCCGGTGAGCATCCGCCGGTCAGTGACTACGAGAAGGCATTGCGTGATGCCGGGCTCCTCGCCGGGCCGGTGGTACCGGGTTCGAAATACGCGCAGTGGCTGGAGAATGCGTCCAAGCACGGGGTTGATCCGCAGACCATGGTGGACATCGCCCGCGCGCAGAACGTCACCCCGCAGTCGTTCGACGTGCTCAACGGACTGCAGGAAGTCAAGGACAAGGACGGCAAGTCGTTCTTCATCCTGCCGCCCGGTACCAGCAAGGAGGACGCGAAGAAGGCGGTGGTGATGACCTACATCTTCAACGCCGGTACCGACTACGACGCCGCCGAGGCCGGCAACGACGGGGTGCTGGGTACCGCCGATGACGTTCAGAACGATTTCGAGGAAACGCCCTACTCGGCTTCCGAGGTGCAGCGCATCATCGACCGACAGAACGCGAACTCCTGGAGTTATGACCAGATTTTCGACAAGGGCGGTGGGGGATCGTTGGCGACGACACCCAACGGCATGCTGATGGGGTTGGGCGGGCCGGTGATGGACAAGATCGGCGTCCACGGCGGGACGACGTACGGCGACCTGTTCGTGGTCAACATCGACGGATCGAAGGATCCGGCAGCGCAGTTGAGTGAGATCATCGAATCAGGGTCCAGCTGGTCCCAGCGCGACGACGGTACGCCGGTCCAGGGCAGGCTCGACCTCGATCGCTTGTTGCACCACGAGGAGCGCCATTCCGAACAGTGGGCCCAGAAGGGATTCGCCTGGATGGCACGGGATTACGGGCTTGGCGCGCTCATCGAACAGAAGACCGGCATCAACCCGCTGGAACGCGATGCCGGCTTGTCCGATGGGGGTTACTCGTGA
- a CDS encoding DHA2 family efflux MFS transporter permease subunit, protein MTTGPSTGEIATHPRAQSSANVIIALLVGSAFVMILNETIMSVALPALIVDLDISASTAQWLTSGFLLTMAVVIPMSGSLLQRYPVRGIYLASMSLFCAGTLVAALAPGFAVLMAGRIVQACGTAVMMPLLMTTVMMLIPADRRGQMMGTISIVIAVAPAIGPTLSGFILGSLDWRWMFWIVLPIALAALGAGLAWLRVDDEREDPTPIDPVSVPLSAIAFAGLVFGLSLMGESAHTQQSVPAWAPMAIGAVAMVAFGARQIQLQRRDRAFLDLRPFTYRRFSVSLCLVVLGFMGLFGAIIMVPLYVQDVLKQSALVAGLATLPGGLLMGLAGPLVGRAYDRHGARPLVVPGSVMLSVSLWGFTRLSAASPVWELVVLQSIMMLGLSMMFTPLMTDALGVLPDRFYSHGSAILTTLQQVGGAAGTALFVTVMTKASHSGGAPDLPGVHAAFTAAAVISVLAVIGSLFTAPRPSPAGGTPTH, encoded by the coding sequence ATGACGACGGGCCCGAGCACGGGGGAGATCGCGACGCATCCGCGTGCCCAGTCGAGCGCCAACGTCATCATCGCGCTGCTGGTCGGCTCGGCGTTCGTGATGATCCTCAACGAGACGATCATGAGCGTCGCGCTGCCGGCCCTGATCGTCGATCTGGACATTTCGGCGAGTACGGCGCAATGGCTGACCAGTGGCTTCCTGCTGACCATGGCCGTGGTCATCCCGATGTCCGGATCGCTGTTGCAGCGCTACCCGGTGCGCGGCATCTACCTGGCCTCGATGTCGTTGTTCTGCGCCGGCACGTTGGTGGCCGCACTCGCGCCGGGGTTCGCGGTTCTCATGGCCGGACGGATCGTGCAGGCCTGTGGCACCGCCGTCATGATGCCGCTGCTGATGACGACGGTCATGATGTTGATCCCCGCCGACCGGCGTGGGCAGATGATGGGGACCATCTCGATCGTCATCGCGGTCGCTCCGGCGATCGGCCCGACGTTGTCGGGCTTCATCCTCGGCTCACTCGACTGGCGCTGGATGTTCTGGATCGTGCTGCCGATCGCCTTGGCGGCGCTCGGCGCCGGTCTGGCATGGCTGCGCGTCGACGATGAGCGGGAGGATCCGACCCCGATCGATCCCGTCTCGGTACCGCTGTCGGCGATTGCGTTCGCAGGCTTGGTGTTCGGGCTCTCGCTCATGGGGGAGTCCGCTCACACTCAGCAGTCGGTACCCGCGTGGGCGCCGATGGCGATCGGTGCGGTGGCGATGGTGGCGTTCGGTGCGCGGCAGATTCAGTTGCAGCGACGTGACCGTGCATTCCTGGATCTACGGCCGTTCACCTATCGGCGGTTCTCGGTATCGCTGTGCCTGGTGGTCCTGGGCTTCATGGGTCTGTTCGGCGCCATCATCATGGTGCCGCTGTATGTGCAGGACGTGCTGAAGCAGAGTGCGTTGGTCGCCGGGTTGGCGACTCTGCCGGGCGGGCTGTTGATGGGGTTGGCAGGCCCGCTGGTCGGGCGGGCCTATGACCGTCACGGCGCCCGGCCGCTGGTCGTACCTGGATCCGTGATGTTGAGCGTGTCGCTGTGGGGTTTCACGCGGCTTTCGGCGGCGTCGCCGGTGTGGGAACTGGTTGTCCTGCAGTCGATCATGATGCTGGGCTTGTCGATGATGTTCACCCCGTTGATGACTGACGCACTCGGAGTCCTGCCTGACCGGTTCTATTCGCATGGCAGTGCCATCCTGACGACGCTGCAGCAGGTGGGTGGCGCGGCGGGAACCGCGTTGTTCGTGACGGTGATGACCAAGGCGTCCCACTCGGGTGGGGCCCCGGATCTGCCTGGTGTGCATGCGGCTTTCACGGCCGCCGCGGTGATCAGCGTGCTGGCCGTCATCGGGTCGCTTTTCACCGCGCCGCGCCCGAGCCCGGCCGGCGGTACGCCGACGCACTAG
- a CDS encoding RsiV family protein — translation MSESTVIRRLASVLAVTSVISTATACNPSGPGGPGTSADPVPSTTTSASGTANAAPFKGFIEPVKGTEGTVTYQVDLPQLRGGNTAVRDRFNTGMRAALGDCLKPSEGNAPVTIAPAVLGEDDRSEVSHIGTGAVAGVLLVNIFVDHAAHPFNAVSTTVINARTAEPIMITDLFTDQTAGLSALVDGIKAEIAGDEKLANQAAPEPVADQLANWVPDDDGLVIYLPVAHVLGDYYPVTVDWDAIAGVLAPGMRETLTM, via the coding sequence ATGAGTGAGTCAACGGTGATACGCAGGTTGGCGTCGGTGCTGGCCGTCACCTCGGTGATCAGCACCGCGACGGCCTGCAATCCAAGCGGTCCGGGTGGCCCAGGAACCTCCGCCGACCCGGTGCCATCGACCACCACGAGCGCGTCAGGAACCGCAAACGCGGCACCGTTCAAGGGTTTCATCGAACCCGTCAAGGGCACTGAAGGAACCGTCACCTATCAGGTGGATCTCCCGCAGCTGCGCGGCGGAAACACCGCGGTGCGTGACAGATTCAACACCGGGATGCGCGCGGCCCTCGGCGACTGCCTCAAGCCCAGCGAGGGCAACGCCCCGGTCACGATCGCGCCCGCGGTCCTTGGTGAGGACGACCGTAGCGAGGTGTCCCACATCGGCACCGGCGCGGTGGCCGGCGTGCTCCTTGTCAACATCTTCGTCGACCACGCAGCGCATCCCTTCAACGCGGTGTCGACGACGGTGATCAACGCGCGCACCGCCGAGCCGATCATGATCACCGACCTGTTCACCGACCAGACCGCCGGTCTGTCCGCCCTTGTCGACGGCATCAAAGCCGAGATCGCCGGAGACGAGAAGCTGGCCAACCAGGCCGCGCCAGAGCCGGTCGCCGATCAGCTTGCCAACTGGGTGCCCGACGACGACGGCCTTGTCATCTACCTTCCGGTGGCACACGTGCTCGGCGACTACTACCCGGTCACAGTGGACTGGGACGCGATCGCCGGAGTGCTCGCGCCGGGAATGCGGGAGACATTGACGATGTAG
- a CDS encoding SDR family oxidoreductase gives MEPVQKVVIITGAGSGIGRATARVLLDAGHRVVLAGRRAEPLAEVGGGNPNARVVPTDVTDSVSVQALFADAVSTFGRVDVLFNNAGVFGPSASITDLDDEQWHATWRTNVDGAVFCAREAARVMAAQLPRGGRIINNGSISAHRPRPKSLAYTVTKHAMSGLTASMLLDLRDIDICITQIDIGNAATDMTAGFGHQTLQADGSLAAEPTFDVEHVARAVAHLVDLPLEVSVPSLTVMARSMPYFGRG, from the coding sequence ATCGAACCCGTGCAGAAAGTGGTGATCATCACCGGCGCGGGCAGTGGCATAGGCCGTGCGACGGCGCGGGTCCTGCTGGATGCCGGCCACCGCGTGGTGCTGGCGGGCCGTCGCGCCGAACCACTGGCCGAGGTCGGCGGCGGGAACCCGAATGCCCGCGTCGTCCCCACTGACGTCACGGATTCAGTCTCGGTGCAGGCGCTGTTCGCCGATGCGGTGTCGACGTTCGGCCGGGTGGATGTGTTGTTCAACAATGCCGGCGTGTTCGGACCGTCGGCGTCGATCACCGACCTCGACGACGAGCAGTGGCACGCCACGTGGCGCACGAATGTCGACGGCGCGGTGTTCTGCGCGCGGGAAGCCGCCCGCGTCATGGCCGCCCAATTGCCCAGGGGTGGGCGAATCATCAACAACGGATCGATCTCGGCGCACCGGCCCCGCCCCAAAAGCCTGGCCTATACCGTCACCAAACACGCGATGAGCGGGCTGACCGCGTCAATGCTGTTGGACCTGCGCGATATCGACATCTGCATCACCCAGATCGACATCGGTAATGCTGCCACCGACATGACCGCAGGATTCGGCCACCAGACTCTGCAGGCCGATGGAAGTCTCGCGGCTGAGCCGACTTTCGACGTCGAGCATGTGGCCCGCGCCGTCGCGCACCTGGTCGATCTACCCCTGGAGGTGTCGGTCCCGTCGCTGACGGTGATGGCGCGGTCCATGCCCTACTTCGGCCGAGGCTGA